One window of Scheffersomyces stipitis CBS 6054 chromosome 1, whole genome shotgun sequence genomic DNA carries:
- the HSV2 gene encoding SVP1-like protein 2 — translation RESRILCINFNQDQGCFAVGHENGFLVYNSNPIDLRVKRNFAHHHSNGSSGSGIGHITMLHRTNYLALVGGGKNPKFANNKLIIWDDLKRKNSLSLEFMSPVLNVLLSRVRIIVVLRNQVLVYGFSAPPKKIATYETIDNEYGLADLSVNSSTASITSSSSGRDGAKYQTLAFPGRSVGQIQLVDVSPHGQEKNLVSIIKAHKSKIRCLALNRTGTLIASASETGTIIRVHSTHNTALLYEFRRGLDRAIITSMKFSHNDLKLAVLSDKNTLHIFNIGSDTTSTNTSSLSSSPPSTSAFKSGSTPEPHVHSGTPMNRHHLLKNLPLPLPIPNYFKSTWSFCSVNTNQYHQDMPGDSGNDIGVLGWSGNDSVIIIWRNKRIWERYVIIEKSHPSTANTAIDDFGKSSSGNTSSWEIVRYSWKNL, via the exons CGGGAGTCCCGTATCTTGTgtatcaacttcaaccagGACCAGGGTTGTTTTGCCGTGGGCCACGAAAACGGGTTTCTAGTCTATAACTCGAACCCCATTGACCTCCGCGTCAAGCGGAACTTTGCTCATCATCATTCGAACGGCTCCTCAGGGTCTGGTATCGGCCACATTACCATGCTTCATCGCACCAACTATTTGGCTCTTGTAGGCGGAGGAAAGAACCCCAAGTTTGCtaacaacaagttgatcatCTGGGATGACTTGAAACGCAAGAACTCTCTTAGTCTCGAGTTCATGAGCCCTGTTCTCAATGTCCTTCTTTCACGAGTTCGTATTATTGTCGTACTCAGAAACCAGGTTCTAGTGTACGGGTTCTCTGCTCCACCTAAAAAAATAGCTACTTATGAGACTATTGATAACGAATACGGACTCGCTGATCTCTCCGTGAACtc CTCTACTGCTTCTATAAcgtcctcttcttctggaagagACGGAGCAAAGTATCAAACATTAGCATTCCCGGGTCGTTCTGTAGGTCAGATCCAGTTAGTGGACGTTTCTCCCCATGGTCAGGAGAAGAACTTGGTCAGTATAATCAAAGCACACAAGCTGAAAATAAGATGTCTTGCCTTGAATCGAACCGGAACTCTCATAGCCAGTGCTTCTGAAACTGGAACTATTATCAGAGTCCACTCTACTCACAACACTGCATTACTATACGAGTTCAGAAGAGGGCTCGATCGCGCGATCATCACGTCGATGAAGTTCTCCCATAatgacttgaagttggctgTTTTGTCCGACAAGAACACTCTTCATATTTTCAACATCGGCAGCGATACGACTTCTACGAACACTTCATCTTTATCATCATCTCCTCCTTCTACTTCTGCATTCAAACTGGGATCTACTCCTGAACCACATGTGCACTCCGGGACACCAATGAATAGACACCATTTACTCAAGAACCTTCCCTTGCCATTACCCATTCCTAACTACTTTAAATCCACATGGTCCTTCTGCTCTGTAAACACCAATCAATACCACCAGGACATGCCCGGAGACTCTGGAAACGACATAGGCGTCTTGGGCTGGTCTGGAAATGACAGTGTTATCATCATCTGGAGAAACAAACGTATCTGGGAAAGATACGTTATCATTGAAAAACTGCATCCCTCTACAGCAAACACTGCCATTGACGACTTCGGCAAATCCAGCAGCGGAAATACCTCATCATGGGAGATTGTACGGTACAGCTGGAAAAATCTC
- a CDS encoding predicted protein, with translation MSKLAPSSSQRLMNLLHKTSTSEVAPKIGAVSRFLYESEASPEPSRSYLDGIMENEWNQREMVQAVSEIPSECKRTNILKFECPNSLITKADFANIYPINRDRLFKLGRQFDKGLEFEVVKARNPVSLMFSNSYYLVFPNFVHSAVYFRETANKQINGHRLKLTFVEPTIDELKYMVSPFLASDYRDMLSRMEEHVEHNVNIAFRDIYKYNPTTSKIISSLLKQSQPLEEELMNVESVNPNFKSLTKLINSPVRASTVLVRNLPFGLSKHTIPRLLWNYELNLKNPVTSVVQDPVKQINIQLIRFLNPTGATRFVHNFHGRRWDTIQHQRQEKKLYDPIFCEIIN, from the exons ATGTCGAAACTCGCTCCCTCCTCTTCGCAGAGGTTGATGAACCTCTTGCACAAGACGTCAACCTCCGAAGTAGCTCCGAAGATCGGGGCAGTCTCGCGTTTCCTTTATGAGTCTGAGGCATCTCCAGAACCATCCCGCTCGTATCTAGATGGAATCATGGAAAATGAATGGAACCAGCGGGAAATGGTCCAAGCTGTGAGTGAAATTCCCAGCGAATGTAAGAGGACAAACattttgaagtttgaaTGTCCCAATTCGTTAATTACTAAAGCCGATTTTGCCAATATATACCCGATCAATAGAGATAGACTCTTCAAGCTTGGTAGACAGTTTGACAAGGGTTTggaatttgaagttgtcaaagCCAGAAATCCCGTGTCGCTTATGTTTTCCAACAGCTACTATCTTGTATTCCCCAACTTTGTGCATTCAGCGGTTTATTTCCGCGAAACAGCTAATAAACAGATCAACGGTCATAGACTCAAGCTAACTTTTGTGGAGCCAACTATAGACGAGTTGAAATACATGGTGTCTCCTTTTCTTGCCAGCGACTACAGGGACATGCTTTCTCGGATGGAAGAACATGTTGAGCACAATGTCAAT ATAGCATTCCGCGATATCTACAAATATAATCCTACCACCTCGAAAATCATTAGTTCGTTGTTGAAACAGAGCCAACCACTCGAGGAAGAACTCATGAACGTAGAACTGGTGAAtcccaacttcaagtcatTAACTAAACTTATTAATAGCCCAGTGAGAGCATCTACCGTCCTTGTACGAAACCTTCCGTTTGGGTTATCTAAGCATACCATACCTCGACTACTCTGGAACTATGAGCTCAATCTCAAGAATCCAGTGACTTCTGTAGTTCAGGACCCTGTAAAACAAATTAATATCCAACTAATTCGATTTCTCAACCCTACTGGTGCTACTAGGTTTGTTCATAACTTccatggaagaagatgggATACCATCCAGCACCAACGTCAGGAAAAGAAGCTTTATGATCCTATATTCTGTGAAATAATAAATTAA
- the PUF3 gene encoding Translational repressor Pumilio/PUF3 and related RNA-binding proteins (Puf superfamily), with product MPSETIWSSGTGSPIQASSSQSQYRSVLDSVDPEVAKLLSSSNERRFSFNDGSDIDSGIFGLKRGSFSAITAPVGGVSGYHNGANSVGGGASGQRINFGTASISGGIASRHPPQDSFLQKFSSVADATREIELSNGLSKISLDSHGHSGNSRRTSFNNQAGSQNEPIKQLSEIGVLSSPHGSLNENLNMPAPRSSRHQSISEKIDQYNNTSPIQASAALSINSDLNSNQDHQSVNQQQPSNVPHNFWNPATATSFTPDSSYNYFMDGSSLPGGVLVPPPGPPQNFNPYGGRSGNIPPISPPPFMIPSPPPQFMDPGLYNMMNFPPANNVSNAESELAKEITAASQSSSSSAPNAASDSEEKLEEHKESGSGRNVHTPGIGILGRQQIPSAQFMFHGFNPYMYQQSPPPMGITPLSPNQHPSESSMFVEGIPPPPAPPAAAKDSAPTPPASSGKRGRNGAKNSNAGKGGNHIYRSPLLEEVRSNAKGKEYYLKDIYGHAVEFTKDQHGSRFIQQKLPDASDEEKEVIFNEIRDISYDLMTDVFGNYVIQKYFEHGSTTQKKVLLDYMIGHIYELSLQMYGCRVVQRALEAIDLDGQIKIIEELRDYILICAKDQNGNHVIQKSIERIPFDRIRFILDSLDNQIYHLSTHPYGCRVIQRLLEYSNVEDQQVILQELNRFIFYLIQDQYGNYVMQHILERGEPDDREAILKVVLGSVVNFSKHKFASNVIEKCIKYGTLSQRKRILREVMLGNEDFNVELVSDESPLALMMKDQYANYVIQKLVEGFDANSEEKRILVVKLRQYLKQISSKNTYGKHLASVEKMIIVAETALIEAENN from the coding sequence ATGCCTTCGGAAACCATATGGTCCAGCGGCACCGGCTCGCCCATCCAGGCCAGCTCGAGCCAATCACAGTACCGTAGCGTTCTCGATCTGGTTGATCCTGAAGTAGCAAAATTGTTGTCGTCTTCTAACGAAAGGCGTTTCTCTTTCAACGACGGCAGTGACATCGACTCAGGCATCTTTGGCTTGAAACGCGGCTCATTCTCCGCCATCACGGCTCCTGTTGGTGGAGTTTCTGGTTACCATAACGGTGCCAATTCTGTAGGAGGAGGGGCTTCTGGCCAGAGAATCAACTTTGGAACTGCTTCTATCTCAGGTGGAATTGCTTCTAGACATCCTCCACAAGATAGTTTTCTCCAGAAATTCTCATCTGTAGCTGATGCCACCCGTGAAATAGAGCTTTCTAATGGTCTCTCGAAGATATCTCTTGATAGCCATGGCCATTCTGGTaactccagaagaaccagttTCAACAACCAGGCTGGATCCCAGAACGAGCCAATCAAACAGTTGTCTGAAATTGGTGTTTTGAGCTCTCCTCATGGTTCtttgaatgaaaatttaAACATGCCTGCTCCCAGATCTTCAAGACACCAATCAATTTCAGAGAAAATCGACCAGTACAACAACACTTCTCCTATCCAGGCTAGTGCTGCTTTGCTGATCAACTCCGATTTGAACCTGAATCAAGATCACCAATCAGTAAACCAACAGCAGCCTTCTAACGTTCCTCacaacttctggaatcCGGCAACTGCTACATCGTTTACACCTGATTCTTCGTACAACTACTTCATGGACGGCTCCAGCCTTCCAGGAGGAGTTCTTGTACCTCCACCAGGACCACCTCAGAACTTCAATCCGTATGGGGGACGCAGCGGAAACATCCCACCGATCTCTCCCCCTCCATTCATGATTCCGCTGCCTCCACCGCAGTTCATGGATCCAGGCTTGTACAATATGATGAACTTCCCTCCTGCCAACAATGTAAGCAATGCAGAATCCGAGTTGGCCAAGGAAATTACTGCAGcttctcaatcttcttcttcatctgctcCAAATGCTGCCAgtgattctgaagaaaagcTTGAAGAGCACAAGGAATCTGGGAGTGGAAGAAACGTACATACACCAGGAATCGGCATTTTGGGACGCCAACAGATCCCCCTGGCTCAATTTATGTTTCACGGCTTCAATCCATACATGTACCAACAATCACCCCCTCCTATGGGAATTACTCCTCTTTCCCCAAATCAACATCCTTCCGAGAGCTCGATGTTTGTAGAAGGCattcctcctcctcctgCTCCTCCAGCAGCTGCAAAGGATTCGGCACCAACTCCTCCGGCTTCCTCTGGTAAGCGTGGAAGAAATGGCGCTAAGAACTCGAACGCTGGTAAGGGTGGAAACCACATCTACAGATCTCCTTTACTAGAAGAAGTCCGTTCCAATGCCAAAGGTAAGGAGTACTACTTGAAGGATATCTATGGTCATGCCGTTGAATTCACCAAAGATCAACATGGCTCCAGATTCATTCAACAGAAGTTACCCGATGCCAGCGATGAGGAGAAGGAAGTGATTTTCAACGAGATCAGAGACATTTCATACGACTTGATGACAGATGTATTTGGCAACTACGTAATACAGAAGTACTTTGAACATGGCTCTACGACACAGAAGAAGGTCTTGTTGGATTACATGATTGGTCATATCTATGAGTTGTCGTTGCAGATGTACGGATGTAGAGTGGTTCAGAGAGCTTTGGAAGCAATTGACCTCGATGGTCAGATCAAGATCATCGAAGAGTTGAGAGACTACATTTTAATCTGCGCAAAAGACCAGAATGGTAACCATGTTATTCAAAAGTCGATTGAAAGAATCCCTTTCGATAGAATAAGATTCATCTTGGACAGCTTGGATAACCAGATCTACCATTTATCGACTCATCCATATGGATGCCGTGTGATCCAGAGATTGTTGGAATACTCCAATGTTGAGGATCAACAGGTGATTTTGCAAGAACTCAACAggttcatcttctacttgATCCAGGACCAGTACGGTAACTATGTGATGCAACACATCTTGGAAAGGGGAGAACCAGATGACCGCGAGGCTATCTTGAAGGTTGTTCTAGGCTCTGTAGTAAACTTCTCCAAGCACAAGTTCGCCTCTAATGTAATTGAGAAGTGTATCAAGTATGGTACTTTGAGccagagaaagagaattcTTCGTGAAGTGATGCTTGGAAACGAGGACTTCAATGTAGAGTTGGTTAGCGACGAATCGCCTTTGGCTTTGATGATGAAGGATCAGTACGCTAACTATGTGATCCAGAAGTTAGTGGAAGGATTCGATGCCaatagtgaagaaaagagaatcTTGGTTGTCAAGTTGAGACAATACTTGAAGcagatttcttcaaagaataCGTATGGTAAACATCTTGCCTCTGTCGAAAAGATGATCATTGTTGCTGAGACCGCTCTTATCGAAGCCGAAAACAACTAG
- the KSF5 gene encoding Polysialic acid capsule expression protein (Polysialic acid capsule expression protein kpsF): MTTTKALDSVYKTLKFQSDAVAHLHLQYQTDSFSQNNLQESLNILYHTSQVAHGKIVISGIGKSHKIANKLVATLNSLSIHSSTLHPSEALHGDLGLINEDKDCLVLLTASGNTSELLQLLPHLSPSIPIILLTCNRDSKLSNHPQVNSLLYASLPSYLNEETIHGLPAPTVSTTLSLILADATILALSEMIEEDVLKRKKQFSMKHPGGSIGSYLSHLNDNLNTTRDSNTKKSFSSQISSSSLLSLNQIRQNFRSSPMGPTNSAAKSNVSSLTSSDDEFDVLDVKQGKSSSNIDFILTNSIKLAKPAQTKVVSHEQVWNLKHDEELKLLQWITLYDFLIVDKRGLGIDTATVKDIYKSTYGSQESKSVENWNKFHWDFMRTFKEIDI, encoded by the coding sequence ATGACGACTACCAAGGCTTTGGATTCTGTCTACAAAACGCTCAAGTTCCAGAGTGACGCCGTGGCCCATCTCCACCTCCAGTACCAAACAGACTCGTTCTCCCAGAATAACCTCCAAGAACTGTTGAATATTCTCTACCATACTTCGCAAGTGGCTCATGGAAAGATCGTTATTCTGGGTATTGGAAAGTCTCACAAGATTGCTAACAAGTTGGTGGCGACTCTTAACTCGCTTTCCATTCactcttcaactttgcaTCCACTGGAGGCTCTTCATGGCGACTTGGGCCTtatcaatgaagacaaggaCTGCTTGGTACTCCTCACAGCTTCTGGAAACACCTCCGAGTtgcttcagcttcttcctCATCTCCTGCCATCCATACCGATTATTTTGTTAACGTGCAACCGCGATTCGAAGTTATCAAATCATCCCCAGGTCAATTCGCTACTCTATGCTTCGCTTCCTAGCTACCTAAACGAAGAGACGATACACGGACTCCCAGCGCCCACTGTGTCCACAACATTGTCGCTCATCTTAGCTGATGCTACCATCTTGGCTCTTCTGGAAatgattgaagaagatgtctTGAAGCGCAAAAAACAATTTTCTATGAAACACCCCGGTGGTTCCATTGGCTCGTATTTGAGCCACCTTAACGACAATTTGAATACCACTAGAGACAGTAACACAAAGAAGTCGTTCTCCTCTCAGATTTCCAGCTCGAGCTTGCTCAGTTTGAACCAAATAAGGCAGAACTTCAGATCTTCACCTATGGGGCCAACCAATTCTGCCGCCAAGTCGAATGTAAGCTCGCTCACGTCGTCTGACGATGAGTTTGATGTCTTGGACGTCAAGCAAGgcaagtcttcttctaacATCGATTTCATCTTGACAAACTCTATAAAATTGGCCAAACCAGCCCAAACTAAAGTAGTTTCGCACGAACAAGTGTGGAATCTCAAGCACgacgaagagttgaagttgttgcaGTGGATCACTCTTTACGACTTTTTAATTGTGGACAAAAGGGGCTTGGGTATAGACACGGCTACAGTCAAAGACATCTACAAACTGACTTATGGGTCTCAAGAAAGTAAAAGCGTAGAAAATTGGAACAAATTCCATTGGGATTTTATGAGAACTTTCAAAGAGATTGATATATGA
- the TSC2 gene encoding Tuberous sclerosis 2 protein homolog (Tuberin - Rap/ran-GTPase-activating protein Cell cycle control, cell division, chromosome partitioning) — translation MSSHHPSIGSSGLGSVFKSLTKSLKSSTKNVPVSINPTVVGGGQDLPQLFHQLKHGTLSVRTDTAAKLAESLDKYSISSIPELWYLARDMCDPRMSSSSRRVALTLLDKCIKHDDDSVGARLRYFRDIVTFCQLKPGSRIDPEYDLFLVALKTLTNDGRDIHDFCIYDDEKNFNSLIDLSLFLLAPLSKHYVYQDSLQDEKALSNDKEFSFLVLTLDFVKNCLKFNFTLLEESLVVTILNRAVEIGFQTTNKVILMNVLELTDSVILFGSIPIDCFNKVINFFSSVYGISLDDDLNQTVWETIDSLCKEDTFQLVITGLCDTISSHELQRYRGSTTTISEMNLLTTSVNSCIGAIELVQMLHVVNVTHNRLSFESIYAGVLKASKTAISYNIPLINTTFLRSYDRLFSKESYSINYNIQFNDSFDKILPFALWYSSTLSVFDVLKGLRINTDQDKSYMSSICLSLQSLYENHELQSPKDKLVNFLMLNYQYLAPSSCKFVLQFYNDERSCCLLNPFWKDNCVKLLNYFYYNASNFETKVECIRVIKEGLETSLSIFSKNSINYDLVSDILRKSMEETDELLIDYLVDNLFTYAAVQTNIVQFKQLCSVFTSAFDIKLHPPHQDRLLGIVSISSVGSMTQASNTGSSLIISPMFIQKLAKAIARVFVITSSRDSQKAQECYEFMILMFEYAMHNKNAELLLILSKCLIRIRATSENHIFLQQPQDMNGLASAFKRSISDPNYNKEASANFKWTYPESVPYLPENFFEKPSRNLILTHGRVESEGRSTDGFINLSKWFNFVVEIMENFVDWEVYSFIWGHFCSQISNMQLFYNYDEQIIRVKNIICEQLTLNLPTTIKLPNEFTKADLQVAFVRSLSSLLAYHAKFSKYDEDQIVNSLIFGLGSWEKTAIPCINILTVCCYEIPLSIKKYLSVILTRLQTRVTSAFASTHTLEFLMSLIHLPVLTSNFTIDEFKRVFGIAFKYIQYANDLKKRPPSSEDQNILQAHGVDAQVEQTPSTQATEITPILSQHLYSLSYCVIANWFLKIHMDDRKKLSSFLVKNLILCNEGINEIDDQTVSFLDFIIRFTYSDLPLKIINSVTTTPSSKRNKVNRWIIGNSIISLETNVTNGDSVMIIRRPTGVVKLVIQLEHEHDVDDVTKVINSNYFLLQLFDNIDDASNSKPTPIIEDSIVLRALTVLDRIPTVDFHRVGIVYIGKGQSKEYDVLTNHIGSRNYHNFLDRIGSLYKLKQNPPEIYVGGLDTENGLDGEYARYWRDKTTQIIFQVTTMMHNPSLGDDGERHVELKKRHIGNNYVNIYFDESGLEFNFNLIKSQFNFLNIVISPHTITTSKVSTSDTKATTIAHDSSDDFIDSGNEKGNASNQFYKVKTYRRSGVPGIFATCHFKIVSEDKLAIFVRNLAIVANQFADVWHSNISGSYTSIWSQRVKQIKALKQKTLENHEVLRQEEIQRQMQSKATGVDARSSNNTAQSFFEQLQLDSGAASSTSGSPKADDGNDYKFEYLNMELNEDGNNDELYQSVEFNSYTA, via the exons ATGTCGTCACATCATCCGAGCATTGGCAGCTCTGGGCTTGGTTCCGTTTTCAAATCTCTCACCAAATCACTCAAGTCTTCGACTAAGAATGTTCCGGTTCTGATTAACCCTACGGTTGTGGGAGGAGGCCAGGATTTGCCACAGCTCTTTCACCAACTCAAGCATGGGACTCTTTCGGTACGAACGGATACGGCAGCCAAATTAGCAGAGTCTCTCGATAAATATTCCATATCTTCGATTCCAGAACTCTGGTATCTAGCACGAGATATGTGCGATCCACGGATGCTGAGTTCTAGCAGACGTGTAGCATTAACTTTGCTAGACAAGTGTATAAAACACGACGATGATTCTGTAGGAGCACGTTTGAGATATTTTCGTGATATCGTCACTTTTTGTCAATTAAAGCCGGGAAGCAGAATCGATCCAGAGTACGATTTGTTCTTGGTAGCGTTGAAAACGCTAACAAATGATGGCAGAGATATTCATGACTTCTGCATTTACGACgatgaaaagaatttcaactcgttgatcGACTTGAGCTTGTTTTTGTTGGCTCCATTGCTGAAGCACTATGTCTACCAGGATCTGCTTCAGGATGAGAAGGCTTTAAGTAATGATAAGGAGTTCAGCTTTCTCGTATTGACGTTGGATTTCGTCAAAAACTGtctcaagttcaacttcaccTTACTTGAGGAGTCGCTAGTAGTCACTATTCTCAACAGGGCTGTAGAAATCGGCTTTCAGACCACTAATAAGGTGATTCTCATGAACGTTCTAGAGCTCACCGATTCAGTAATCTTATTTGGAAGTATACCGATCGACTGCTTCAACAAagtcatcaacttcttcagctcTGTCTACGGCATTAGTCTTGATGACGATCTTAATCAGACCGTCTGGGAAACGATAGATAGCCTCTGTAAAGAAGACACCTTCCAACTAGTAATAACAGGGTTATGTGATACTATACTGAGCCATGAGTTGCAAAGATACCGAGGCTCCACGACAACCATTCTGGAAATGAACTTGCTTACTACATCCGTCAACTCTTGCATCGGAGCTATCGAATTAGTACAGATGCTACACGTTGTCAATGTCACCCATAATAGATTATCTTTTGAAAGCATTTACGCTGGCGTACTCAAGGCTTCTAAGACAGCCATTTCATACAATATTCCATTGATAAACACGACGTTCTTGCGCTCTTATGACAGGCTTTTCTCAAAGGAATCGTACAGcatcaactacaacatACAGTTCAACGATTCGTTTGACAAGATCCTACCTTTTGCTCTCTGGTACTCTAGCACACTATCAGTATTCGATGTTCTTAAGGGTTTAAGGATAAATACGGACCAAGATAAGAGTTATATGCTGTCTATTTGTCTATCTTTACAGTCTTTGTACGAGAATCACGAATTACAGTCACCCAAAGACAAGTTagtcaatttcttgatgttgaactATCAATACTTGGCTCCTTCCAGTTGTAagtttgttcttcaattctacaaCGACGAAAGACTGTGCTGTTTACTAAACCCATTCTGGAAAGACAACTGTGTGAAGTTGTTAAACTATTTCTATTACAACGCATCTAATTTTGAAACTAAAGTGGAGTGCATCCGTGTTATCAAAGAGGGCCTTGAGACATCATTATCTATTTTTTCAAAAAACAGCATAAACTACGACTTGGTGCTGGATATTCTTCGGAAGTCTATGGAAGAAACTGACGAGCTACTTATAGATTATCTTGTGGATAACCTCTTCACTTATGCTGCTGTCCAGACCAATATTGTTCAGTTCAAACAATTATGTTCGGTCTTCACCTCTGCTTTCGATATAAAACTCCATCCACCACATCAGGACAGGCTTCTTGGTATAGTTTCTATAAGCTCTGTTGGCTCTATGACTCAAGCGTCGAACACTGGATCATCTTTAATCATATCTCCAATGTTCATTCAAAAGCTTGCGAAAGCCATAGCCAGAGTTTTTGTTATCACATCGTCAAGAGATAGCCAGAAAGCCCAAGAATGCTATGAGTTCATGATCTTGATGTTTGAGTATGCCATGCATAACAAAAATGCGGAATTGTTATTGATTCTCAGCAAGTGCTTGATTAGAATTAGAGCAACCAGCGAAAACCACATTTTTCTCCAGCAACCTCAGGATATGAACGGCCTTGCTTCAGCTTTCAAGAGAAGTATATCTGATCCAAATTACAACAAGGAAGCTTCTGCTAATTTCAAATGGACGTATCCTGAATCTGTGCCATATCTACCTGAAAACTTCTTCGAGAAGCCTTCTAGAAATTTGATTTTAACCCATGGAAGAGTAGAACTGGAGGGCAGAAGCACTGAT GGTTTCATCAATTTGAGCAAATGGTTCAACTTCGTTGTAGAAATTATGGAAAACTTTGTAGATTGGGAAGTCTACTCTTTCATTTGGGGACATTTCTGTTCACAGATTTCAAATATGCAATTGTTCTACAATTATGATGAACAAATCATTCGTGTTAAGAACATCATTTGTGAGCAGTTGACGTTAAATTTACCTACGACAATAAAATTGCCAAATGAATTCACGAAGGCAGATTTACAAGTTGCCTTTGTCAgaagtctttcttctctattaGCATATCACGccaagttttccaaataTGACGAAGACCAAATTGTCAACTCCCTTATATTTGGCTTAGGATCCTGGGAAAAAACTGCTATACCATGTATCAACATCTTAACTGTATGCTGTTACGAAATACCACTATCGATCAAGAAGTATCTATCAGTGATATTGACCAGATTGCAGACCAGAGTCACTAGTGCCTTTGCCAGTACACATACTCTTGAATTCTTAATGTCTTTGATTCACTTGCCAGTCTTGACATCCAACTTCACAATCGACGAGTTCAAAAGAGTATTTGGCATTGCTTTTAAGTATATTCAGTATGCCAACGATCTCAAGAAAAGACCCCCTAGTTCTGAAGATCAAAATATCTTGCAAGCTCACGGGGTCGATGCCCAAGTAGAGCAGACACCATCGACTCAGGCTACTGAAATCACTCCTATTTTATCTCAGCACTTGTATTCGCTATCTTATTGTGTAATTGCTAACTGGTTTCTCAAGATCCACATGGATGACAGAAAGAAACTCTCGTCTTTCCTTGTTAAAAACCTCATTCTTTGCAATGAGGGCATAAATGAAATCGATGATCAGACAGTAAGTTTTCTTGACTTTATCATCAGATTCACGTACAGTGACTTACCCTTGAAAATAATAAATTCTGTAACGACCACCCCATCATCCAAAAGAAACAAGGTCAATCGGTGGATAATTGGTAATAGCATCATCAGTCTTGAAACTAATGTGACCAATGGTGACTCTGTAATGATTATTAGAAGGCCAACAGGAGTTGTCAAGTTAGTAATTCAGTTGGAGCACGAACATGATGTGGACGATGTGACAAAGGTCATAAATTCCAACTACTTCTTATTGCAACTCTTTGACAACATAGACGACGCTTCCAACTCGAAACCAACACCAATTATTGAAGACTCTATAGTATTGCGAGCTTTGACGGTGTTGGATAGAATTCCAACTGTAGACTTCCATAGAGTTGGAATAGTATATATTGGCAAGGGACAGTCCAAAGAGTACGATGTTTTAACGAACCATATTGGATCCAGGAATTATCATAATTTCCTCGACCGCATTGGAAGTCTCTACAAACTCAAGCAGAATCCACCAGAAATTTACGTTGGAGGTTTAGACACTGAGAATGGGCTTGATGGAGAGTATGCTCGATATTGGAGAGATAAGACGACCCAAatcatcttccaagttACAACCATGATGCACAACCCCAGTCTTGGTGATGATGGAGAGAGGCATGTAGAATTAAAGAAAAGGCATATTGGAAACAACTATGTAAACATATACTTCGACGAGTCCGGTTTGgagttcaatttcaatttgatcaagtcgCAGTTCAATTTTTTAAACATTGTGATTTCGCCTCATACCATCACAACTTCGAAGGTGTCTACGTCTGATACTAAAGCCACCACTATCGCACATGATTCCAGTGACGATTTCATAGATTCTGGGAATGAAAAGGGCAACGCCAGTAACCAATTCTACAAGGTCAAGACCTACAGAAGAAGTGGTGTGCCTGGAATCTTTGCCACATGTCATTTCAAGATTGTATCTGAAGACAAGTTGGCTATTTTTGTACGGAACTTAGCTATTGTCGCTAATCAATTTGCTGATGTGTGGCATTCAAATATCTCTGGTTCGTATACTTCCATCTGGTCGCAGCGTGTGAAACAGATTAAGGCATTAAAACAAAAGACTTTGGAAAACCATGAAGTATTACGCCAGGAAGAGATCCAGAGACAGATGCAGTCGAAGGCTACAGGCGTGGATGCTAGGTCGAGTAATAATACAGCTCAGTCGTTCTTTGAGCAGCTACAATTGGATTCTGGAGCTGCAAGTAGTACATCAGGTTCACCAAAGGCAGATGATGGAAACGACTACAAGTTTGAATATTTGAACATGGAACTAAACGAAGATGGAAACAACGACGAATTGTACCAATCGGTAGAGTTTAACTCGTACACGGCATAG